The following coding sequences lie in one Arachis ipaensis cultivar K30076 chromosome B03, Araip1.1, whole genome shotgun sequence genomic window:
- the LOC107630695 gene encoding proline-rich receptor-like protein kinase PERK14 encodes MNRPTPPSRTHQPPPPPPPRQYQPPPRRYQPPPPTTPRYQPPPRQQPPPLQQQPPAAPPPPLHVTAEERGAPIIATKAKRPRPPSGRTNLASCVVATIFLIFIIIVILIVYFTVFKPQDPKIAVSAVQLPSFSVVNGTVNFTFSQYASVRNPNPAVFSHYDSSLQLLYSGTQVGFMFIPAGEIDAGRTKYMAATFSVQSFPLAAPPVAVTGMPTVMNGGGVGFNYGMRVQPTMEIESKLEMAGRVRVLHFFSHRVQATAGCRVAIAVTDGSVLGFHC; translated from the coding sequence ATGAATAGACCCACTCCCCCTTCCAGAACtcaccaaccaccaccaccgccaccgccacGACAATATCAGCCGCCACCCCGACGATATCAACCACCCCCACCTACGACACCGAGATACCAACCACCGCCAcgacaacaaccaccaccactacaacaacaaccaccagcagcaccaccaccaccactacatGTTACGGCGGAGGAAAGAGGGGCACCTATCATTGCCACCAAGGCAAAGAGACCACGGCCACCGTCAGGGCGCACCAACTTGGCTTCCTGCGTCGTTGCCACCATCTTCCTAAtcttcatcatcatcgtcatcctcATCGTCTACTTCACCGTCTTCAAGCCACAGGACCCAAAGATCGCCGTCAGCGCCGTCCAGCTTCCGTCTTTTTCCGTCGTTAACGGCACCGTCAACTTCACGTTCTCCCAGTACGCATCCGTCAGAAACCCTAACCCCGCGGTGTTCTCTCACTACGACAGCTCCCTACAGCTTCTCTACTCAGGCACCCAGGTGGGCTTCATGTTCATCCCCGCCGGCGAGATCGACGCCGGGAGGACAAAGTACATGGCGGCGACGTTCTCCGTGCAGTCGTTCCCTCTGGCGGCGCCGCCTGTGGCGGTGACGGGGATGCCGACAGTGATGAACGGTGGAGGAGTTGGGTTCAACTACGGGATGAGAGTGCAGCCAACGATGGAGATCGAGTCGAAGTTGGAAATGGCGGGGCGCGTGAGGGTTCTACACTTCTTCAGCCACCGCGTGCAGGCCACTGCCGGTTGCAGGGTCGCCATTGCCGTCACCGACGGATCTGTCTTGGGTTTTCACTGCTAA